In Clostridium thermosuccinogenes, the genomic stretch GCAGAAAAATCGGCCTGAAGGCCGATTTTTCTGCTTTTTTCATTTATTTTGCCTGGGATGCTTTAATTTACTTGAATAATTAGCTCCTCGAAAGGTTACCTTATGATTAGAAATTTGCTGAAAAAATCAGATAAACGGATGTCACGCCCTTATACGCCAAAAAGCAGGAAAAAAGCGTGACATTTATTATCTTATCGCAGCAGACCGACATCGAGGAGTGAGTTTATCATGAAGTTATTTGCCAATGGTTTATCATATAAAAAGAAGCTTTTTATATTCTTAGCCGTCTGTTTCGGGGTTATGCTTTTAAGCTACATACAAGCTGTATTGAGTGTTCCCGGACAGATTACCATCATCGAAGGGGAAGAACACATTCTAAATTTCAAAAGCCCTTTTCTGGTCAGCATAAAAGCCGATAAAGAGGACGTATTAAAGGTTAATGGAGAGTTTGTGAAAAGCAGAGGAAGCTTTTACAAAATGTTCAGCCCCATGTCCTTCTGGTCTCAGAAGGGTGGCAGTGTAAGCTTGAGAGTAAGTGTGTTCGGCCTTATTCCGTTGAGGACGATGAAGGTTGATGTTGTTCCCGACAAGATGCTGGTGGCATGCGGAAATACCATTGGCGTCAAACTTAGGATAGATGGAATCCTTGTGATCGGAATGTCAGATGTGGAGACTAAGGACGGCAGAAGGCTCATTCCAGCCAGGGATGGCGGCATAAGGGAAGGAGACCTAATAATTGAAGCCAATGATAAAAGCTTGAAATCCATTAAAGAATTAGTTGAGGAAATTGATAAAACAGGAGGAAAGCTGCTTAAGTTAAAATATAAAAGAGGGGAAAGCTACTATACAGCTTTGGTCACTCCGGTAAAAGCTGCCGATGATGATAAATACCATATTGGATTATGGGTAAGGGACAGCACTGCCGGGATTGGAACTTTAACATATTACGACCCGGACACTATGGGGTTTGGTGCCCTGGGGCACGGGATAACCGACATTGATACCGGTACCCTTATGCCTGTGAAAACAGGAGAAATACTGGAGTCTCGGATACTGTCCATAAAAAGGAGCAAAACCGGAGTACCCGGAGAGCTAAAGGGTGTGATAGAGGAAAGCGGACAGCTGGGGCAAATTAACTCCAACAGCAAGTTCGGGATATACGGAAAAGTAAATGAAGATGCGCTGGACAAGATATCCCGAAGGATGTACCCTATAGCTTTAAAGTCATCCATAAAGGAAGGACCGGCTGTCATACTCTCCAATATTGACGGAAAAAGCGTTGAGGAATATGAAATTGAAATATTGAAGGTTTCCAGGCAAAATTATGACGGTTCCAAGGGAATGGTTATAAAAATAACGGACAAAAGGCTTCTGGATGCGACAGGGGGCATAGTGCAGGGTATGTCCGGAAGCCCTATAATCCAAGACGGAAGGATTATAGG encodes the following:
- the spoIVB gene encoding SpoIVB peptidase produces the protein MKLFANGLSYKKKLFIFLAVCFGVMLLSYIQAVLSVPGQITIIEGEEHILNFKSPFLVSIKADKEDVLKVNGEFVKSRGSFYKMFSPMSFWSQKGGSVSLRVSVFGLIPLRTMKVDVVPDKMLVACGNTIGVKLRIDGILVIGMSDVETKDGRRLIPARDGGIREGDLIIEANDKSLKSIKELVEEIDKTGGKLLKLKYKRGESYYTALVTPVKAADDDKYHIGLWVRDSTAGIGTLTYYDPDTMGFGALGHGITDIDTGTLMPVKTGEILESRILSIKRSKTGVPGELKGVIEESGQLGQINSNSKFGIYGKVNEDALDKISRRMYPIALKSSIKEGPAVILSNIDGKSVEEYEIEILKVSRQNYDGSKGMVIKITDKRLLDATGGIVQGMSGSPIIQDGRIIGAVTHVLVNDPARGYGIFIENMLKCMTEVNQGSHAKAS